Proteins from a single region of Fimbriimonadales bacterium:
- the recO gene encoding DNA repair protein RecO encodes MPTVTVTGVVLRRWDVGEFDRRVSILTSERGRILATARGARKSASKLAGVTEPLSLSRFQIAIGRKKEYITQAQPIRAFPKIRKDFRFLSAALAWCEILDAILPVEEPNQEIFDLAVLVLDAIEESEEPLAPLSWGDLHLMTISGYAPEFRTCVVTGQECRGAKRYLSPRSGGAVASPTLAEDAFEVPYEVAITLAQLLELPNPPRYMKRAREVAAAILPFWLEIVGHRLPARQNLLSNSMTNSTKL; translated from the coding sequence ATGCCGACCGTCACCGTAACCGGTGTGGTCCTTCGCCGTTGGGATGTCGGTGAATTCGACCGCAGAGTTTCTATTTTAACTTCAGAACGAGGTCGCATCCTCGCAACTGCAAGAGGAGCGAGAAAAAGCGCTTCGAAATTAGCCGGAGTTACAGAACCTCTTTCCCTTTCCCGTTTCCAGATCGCAATCGGAAGAAAAAAGGAATACATCACGCAAGCCCAACCGATTCGCGCTTTCCCTAAAATACGAAAAGATTTCCGCTTTTTATCTGCTGCGCTTGCATGGTGCGAGATTCTCGACGCGATTCTTCCTGTAGAAGAACCGAATCAGGAAATTTTCGATTTGGCAGTGTTAGTTCTCGACGCAATCGAAGAATCGGAAGAACCGTTAGCCCCCCTCTCATGGGGAGATTTGCACCTCATGACGATATCGGGATACGCTCCGGAATTCCGAACATGCGTCGTTACAGGCCAAGAATGCCGAGGAGCAAAACGATATTTGAGCCCTCGTTCAGGGGGGGCTGTCGCCTCTCCCACATTGGCTGAAGACGCATTCGAAGTTCCGTACGAGGTTGCGATTACTCTTGCACAATTATTGGAACTCCCCAATCCGCCTCGTTATATGAAGCGCGCACGTGAAGTAGCAGCGGCGATACTTCCCTTTTGGTTGGAAATTGTAGGACATAGGCTTCCGGCAAGACAAAATTTGCTTTCGAATTCGATGACGAATTCTACGAAATTGTAA